The Anas platyrhynchos isolate ZD024472 breed Pekin duck chromosome Z, IASCAAS_PekinDuck_T2T, whole genome shotgun sequence genome includes a window with the following:
- the LOC113840280 gene encoding sperm-associated antigen 4 protein-like isoform X1 codes for MEMRSQGRLRASQQRTPEEHSGEEAGLSQLPRNGQSNTLQKQRLFTIIFTIVAAFIVGFSGACVARMGQERQEQKVLLEQYLPEVVATRNRLDGLWDQNEKMLQEHSGVAAQLSEEIGTLKKELKDLRDAVSVNSRKKSEVLLDWALKSTGATIDLERSSKTYSWDGMRSCRLFWLPCTPNPPDTILQPDVSLGNCWAFQGSRGQVVIRLPAKIQATMVTVHHTSDMDSALGKFSSAPRDFTVSGVDEETEAETLLGTFTYAVQKKPVQTFPLQEIPRAFQVIKVVIQSNWGNPDYTCIYRVQVHGRGTATSRWPGDMSSANKNKK; via the exons ATGGAGATGAGATCGCAGGGGCGTTTGAGAGCCTCACAGCAAAGAACCCCTGAGGAACACTCAGGGGAGGAAGCAGGGCTTAGCCAGCTCCCCAGGAATGG GCAAAGCAACACCCTGCAGAAACAGCGGCTCTTCACAATTATCTTTACAATCGTGGCTGCTTTCA TTGTTGGCTTCTCTGGGGCTTGTGTGGCAAGGATGGGGCAGGAGCGGCAGGAGCAAAAG gtgctgctggagcagtaTTTGCCTGAAGTAGTGGCCACAAG GAACAGGCTTGATGGGCTGTGGGATCAGAATGAGAAGATGCTCCAGGAGCACAGTGGTGTGGCGGCTCAGCTGAGTGAGGAGATCGGCACCCTGAAAAAG GAACTTAAGGACTTGCGAGACGCTGTGTCTGTTAACTCTCGCAAAAAGTCTGAAGTGCTGCTTGACTGGGCTCTGAAAAGCACAG GGGCCACCATTGACCTGGAGAGATCTTCAAAGACATACTCATGGGATGGCATGCGGTCGTGCAGGCTCTTCTGGCTTCCTTGTACCCCAAACCCTCCAGACACTATTCTGCAG CCGGacgtttctctgggcaactgcTGGGCTTTCCAAGGGTCTCGGGGCCAGGTGGTCATTAGGTTGCCTGCAAAAATCCAGGCAACCATGGTCACCGTCCACCACACCTCAGACATGGACTCGGCGCTTGGGAAATTCAGCAGTGCTCCCCGAGATTTCACCGTCTCT GGAGTGGATGAGGAAACAGAAGCCGAAACTCTGCTCGGGACATTCACCTATGCCGTGCAGAAGAAGCCTGTGCAGACCTTCCCTCTGCAG GAGATTCCCAGAGCCTTTCAGGTCATCAAGGTCGTCATACAGAGCAACTGGGGAAATCCAGATTACACCTGCATTTACCGGGTGCAGGTGCATGGGAGAGGAACGGCTACCAGTCGTTGGCCAGGAGACATGTCTTCTGccaataagaataaaaaatag
- the LOC113840280 gene encoding sperm-associated antigen 4 protein-like isoform X2, with protein MGKATPCRNSGSSQLSLQSWLLSVLLEQYLPEVVATRNRLDGLWDQNEKMLQEHSGVAAQLSEEIGTLKKELKDLRDAVSVNSRKKSEVLLDWALKSTGATIDLERSSKTYSWDGMRSCRLFWLPCTPNPPDTILQPDVSLGNCWAFQGSRGQVVIRLPAKIQATMVTVHHTSDMDSALGKFSSAPRDFTVSGVDEETEAETLLGTFTYAVQKKPVQTFPLQEIPRAFQVIKVVIQSNWGNPDYTCIYRVQVHGRGTATSRWPGDMSSANKNKK; from the exons ATGG GCAAAGCAACACCCTGCAGAAACAGCGGCTCTTCACAATTATCTTTACAATCGTGGCTGCTTTCA gtgctgctggagcagtaTTTGCCTGAAGTAGTGGCCACAAG GAACAGGCTTGATGGGCTGTGGGATCAGAATGAGAAGATGCTCCAGGAGCACAGTGGTGTGGCGGCTCAGCTGAGTGAGGAGATCGGCACCCTGAAAAAG GAACTTAAGGACTTGCGAGACGCTGTGTCTGTTAACTCTCGCAAAAAGTCTGAAGTGCTGCTTGACTGGGCTCTGAAAAGCACAG GGGCCACCATTGACCTGGAGAGATCTTCAAAGACATACTCATGGGATGGCATGCGGTCGTGCAGGCTCTTCTGGCTTCCTTGTACCCCAAACCCTCCAGACACTATTCTGCAG CCGGacgtttctctgggcaactgcTGGGCTTTCCAAGGGTCTCGGGGCCAGGTGGTCATTAGGTTGCCTGCAAAAATCCAGGCAACCATGGTCACCGTCCACCACACCTCAGACATGGACTCGGCGCTTGGGAAATTCAGCAGTGCTCCCCGAGATTTCACCGTCTCT GGAGTGGATGAGGAAACAGAAGCCGAAACTCTGCTCGGGACATTCACCTATGCCGTGCAGAAGAAGCCTGTGCAGACCTTCCCTCTGCAG GAGATTCCCAGAGCCTTTCAGGTCATCAAGGTCGTCATACAGAGCAACTGGGGAAATCCAGATTACACCTGCATTTACCGGGTGCAGGTGCATGGGAGAGGAACGGCTACCAGTCGTTGGCCAGGAGACATGTCTTCTGccaataagaataaaaaatag